One window from the genome of Eucalyptus grandis isolate ANBG69807.140 chromosome 7, ASM1654582v1, whole genome shotgun sequence encodes:
- the LOC120295325 gene encoding LOW QUALITY PROTEIN: BTB/POZ domain-containing protein NPY2-like (The sequence of the model RefSeq protein was modified relative to this genomic sequence to represent the inferred CDS: inserted 3 bases in 2 codons; deleted 2 bases in 2 codons): MKFMKLGSKPDSFQNEGDNVRYVSSELATDITVSIGSVKFYLHKFPLLSKSALLQKLVAATNNDDGNEVNISDIXGGPASFEVCAKFCYGMTVTLNAYNVVAARCAAEYLEMYETVEKGNLIYKIEVFLSSSIFRSWKDSIIVLQTTTSLLPRSEELKLVNQSIESIAVKACVDISKVDWSYSYNRKKLAEENGTDSNGVRTRVVPKDWWVEDLCELDIELYKRXLMNIKMKEVLQGEIIGEALKAYAYRRLPGFSKGMSKCGDTLKYRLVVDTIVRLLPEEKCSVSCGFLLKLLKAAIWVDSGETAKRDLIGKIGQQLEEANVNDLLIRAPEGESMMYDVGTVIAVIEEFLSRENQEIESLEEEHELGGMRRPGILSDASKLMVAKLIDAYLAEISKDRNLPLSKFVELAEMLSSVPRPSHDGLYRAIDMYLKEHPGITKSERKRICKLMDCKKLSVDACMHAVQNERLPLRVVVQVLFFEQVRVAASSGSSTPDLPKSLRELNNGSHGSSRSANTNTEEDWDAVATAEELKALKTELASLRLSIGARGGPERNGEGKPNVDKAAITKMKGLLRSKKVFMKMFSSKSQSENNSGSDSSESLGSGNGNVDEVKSTPSQNRRYSVS, translated from the exons ATGAAGTTTATGAAACTCGGGTCGAAGCCCGATTCGTTCCAGAACGAAGGAGACAATGTCAG GTATGTTTCAAGTGAGTTGGCAACTGATATCACCGTCAGTATTGGGAGTGTTAAGTTCTACTTGCACAAG TTTCCTCTTCTGTCAAAGAGCGCACTTCTGCAGAAACTGGTTGCAGCTACCAATAATGATGACGGCAATGAAGTCAACATCTCGGACA CTGGTGGGCCTGCCTCATTTGAGGTCTGCGCCAAGTTCTGTTATGGCATGACTGTCACCCTGAATGCCTACAATGTCGTTGCTGCCAGGTGCGCAGCTGAGTACTTAGAAATGTACGAGACAGTTGAAAAGGGGAATCTTATCTACAAAATTGAAGTCTTTCTTAGCTCTAGCATTTTCCGAAGTTGGAAGGATTCGATCATTGTTCTTCAGACCACAACATCCTTATTACCACGTTCTGAGGAGTTGAAGTTGGTGAATCAAAGTATTGAGTCAATTGCTGTGAAGGCCTGTGTTGACATCTCCAAGGTCGATTGGTCCTATTCATAC AACCGAAAGAAGCTGGCAGAGGAAAATGGGACAGACTCAAATGGTGTCCGAACTCGTGTGGTTCCAAAGGACTGGTGGGTTGAGGATCTTTGTGAGCTTGATATCGAGTTATACAAGCG TTTGATGAATATCAAAATGAAAGAGGTACTTCAGGGCGAAATCATCGGTGAAGCACTGAAAGCTTATGCTTACAGAAGGTTGCCCGGGTTCAGCAAAGGGATGTCCAAATGTGGAGATACACTAAAGTATCGGCTGGTGGTTGACACAATCGTGCGGCTGTTGCCCGAAGAGAAATGCAGTGTCTCCTGTGGTTTCTTGCTGAAGTTGTTAAAGGCAGCCATTTGGGTCGATTCAGGGGAGACAGCAAAAAGGGACTTGATCGGGAAGATAGGACAGCAACTAGAGGAGGCTAACGTGAATGATTTACTCATACGAGCACCAGAAGGAGAAAGTATGATGTATGATGTTGGCACTGTAATCGCTGTAATTGAGGAATTCTTGTCACGGGAGAACCAGGAGATCGAGTCCCTTGAAGAAGAGCATGAGCTGGGAGGCATGAGGAGGCCAGGGATCTTGTCCGATGCTTCCAAGCTGATGGTGGCAAAACTAATTGATGCGTACCTCGCCGAAATATCGAAAGATCGTAACCTGCCTTTGTCGAAGTTTgttgaactcgctgagatgCTGTCAAGTGTTCCTCGGCCTTCCCATGACGGACTTTACCGAGCCATCGACATGTATCTCAAG GAGCATCCTGGGATCACCAAGAgtgagaggaagagaatttgcaAGCTGATGGACTGCAAGAAGCTCTCAGTTGACGCGTGCATGCACGCTGTGCAAAACGAGCGGCTCCCTTTACGCGTCGTCGTGCAAGTGCTCTTCTTCGAGCAGGTCAGGGTGGCTGCGTCATCCGGGAGCAGCACCCCAGACCTCCCCAAAAGCCTTCGGGAGCTGAACAACGGGTCCCATGGGAGCTCGAGGTCCGCCAATACCAACACAGAGGAAGACTGGGATGCCGTGGCCACGGCGGAGGAGCTCAAGGCCCTCAAGACCGAGCTGGCCTCGCTGCGGCTAAGCATCGGGGCCCGAGGAGGGCCCGAGAGGAACGGGGAGGGAAAGCCGAATGTGGACAAGGCCGCGATAACCAAGATGAAGGGGCTGCTCCGGTCGAAGAAAGTGTTCATGAAGATGTTCTCGAGCAAAAGCCAGAGCGAAAACAACAGCGGCTCT GATTCCTCCGAGAGTCTCGGCTCCGGCAACGGTAATGTGGATGAAGTGAAGTCGACGCCTTCCCAGAACAGGAGGTACTCGGTATCATAG